ATATCATAGCACCAAGCTCATTTTGAGAGAGCCATGACCATTCTTGcaaccatttttttctgaaaaacacttgGTTTGGAGTTTTTTTACAGTCGGACGGACAGGGGGCAGTCTCGGGTTTTGCTTACCTTTTGATTCACACGTCTCCTTAACAGATGTATCGGTCGGGGGAGACATGACGGATACTGTTGCTTTCTCAGTGGTATTTTAGAATAGACACTGGGTCACTGGTGGGTTTCTTCTGCTCAGATCAAAATTTTAggattgagtaagtgagtgagtttagttttacgctgcactccgcaatattccagctatatggcggtgctctgtaaataatcgagtctggaccagacaatccagtgatcaacaacatgagcatcgatcttgggaaccgatgaagtgtcaaccaagtcagctagtctgaccacccgatcccattagtcacctcgcACGACAAGCATTTTAATAAaatttttatggcaagcatgggttggtgaaggcctattctaccccgggatcttaaTTGAGATGGTAAACAATTGAAGCAGAGGCTTTGAACACGCTGGAATTTGAATGCAGCAAGATCCCACTCATCATCTCATATAGACTGGCATTCACCCCGGACAGATCCTCCAGGCCACCCGAGTAaatgaaggaattacggcaaatttgaaggaactgcatctcaaatgtaaacaaatgcagaCCACTTGCAGAACAACTGCAgagatatcggtagtttagtgGTAATAACATAAACGCAACGCCCCTAtcagaagcaatgtcggtaatactggaaacatgcTCGGCCATCATCTGAGATTTCTCAGCTCCGTTCCATGATTTGCTGGTCACATCaggaaactcacacatcaaaacttGGCATCTCTGGACGGAGCACCTgtttcggtgagttttgttttaagtttctactacttcatttttataatcatccatctttgaccacccttgTTCAATGCATTTAGGTATGTGTTGTAGAGGCTACAGAttattttttaggaaaagatcatCACTGCAGAAGGgtgtcataagtcatgcccttGCACAACTTccaatgttcagatgtaaacaaccccCAGGAGCATGATTGCTTTCTTTAAAAAGTAGCCAAAAACCAGAGCATAAAATTAGTTTCATTGGTAATGTTTCTAGTCATCTGCCATATTCCTTGAATTACGAAGAccatagagagtgagtgagtgagtttacttttatgctgcacttggcaatattcctgctatatggcagttgtccgtaaataatcgtgtctggaccagacaatccagtgatcaatagcatgagcattaatctgtgTATTTGGGAACacatgacatgtgccaaccaagtgagcgagtcttttatggcaggcatgggttgctgaaggcctattctaccccagaccttcaggGGTACGAAGACCATGAATATCAGAATAAGGATCAGAGAAAACAGTAGATGATATGGGGAGTAACAATCAACATCACTGATCACAACCCATTTGGTTGCATGTTAGACAGCTACAACCCTCTTTAGATGGATCTGCAAAAAAAATTATCAGTTTGGTATGAGTAAATAAACCTGTGAAGACCTGGCTTAAGAATGGTCTatattaacccatgcttgtcataagaggtgacaaacaagattgggtggtcaggttcactgacttggttggcacatgtcattgtatcccaactgcaaagatttatgcttatgttgttgaccactggaatgtctcgtccagactccagttatttacagaccactgtagttgaaatattgctgagtgtggctgaAAACTTAAGTCACTAACCCACTTAATTGTACAATGTCAATATAACTATGGAAGAGAGTTACTTTTCAGAGTAGCTTTTGAATTGTTCAGCAGATGTATCACCCAGAATAATTtatcaaatattcaacaatttaAGAAACATTCTATAGCAACCATTTATGAAATATGCTGTAATATTCTGTAAAAACTAACAATTAATGGACTTGACATAATGACAAAGAAAATTGTTTGTATCAGCATTCAAACCTGTGCAGTAAATATGAAAGAATTTTCTATATACAGCACTCATTACTGAGTGACTCACTGATGACTTGTAACACATAACCTATACACATCTGTTACCTAGATGTGTGGCTCCACAAAATACCAGCTAGTTACATGACAATGTCATGCTGCAGTAGTTTAGAGTGGGTGACACCTTCTCACCGCATGGGAAAAGAATAATTCACTGTAATTCTAGCCTTTAAACAACGATGTGATTAATACCAAATTTTCCACATAAAATATACAGAGCTATTTTATCATAAAGGATTGTCTCTGGCCATACACTCTCCATAAACTGACTTCCAAAAGCATAGATTACACCATCAAACAGGTGAATACCCGACAAAAGTTCACTATTTATGCACCAAAATATTCTTGCAAAGATAAACAACTATAACATGATTAATTAATGCTGTTATGGatgatttttgtgtgaaatgaaACTTGCATTCAGAAATTGTACCCGCTAAACCAGACCCCATGTTTCTGGACCCGGATGGAggattttcaaaccattcccatagatttccattgaaaaatgattctGTTATCTGGAAAGAAAGATCTGTgcacatgtgtatatgtatgcgTCATGTCAGTACTGTTTAACACATGACTAAGTGTATTCATTCTTAATCTCTCGGAAGGTATatgatgtgaattgattaattaccCATGAAAACACTATGGATGTGTTTACTCAGTTAGTTGATATTGATTTGGCAGGTGTGAGAACATCTGATCAAGACACATGTCAAGCAGGATTATGGTACTGTACataacacttataaatcgacCCTTTCTATCTATCACGATGAAAGTTAAACatagcctgccacatgatctGTGTTTATCATTGTATATCATTCTTTGATACAGAAAATAAGCATGGTTTTATGATGCTCTTAGCTATATTACAGCAATTGTGAGGTTGTGGACAGCATAACTGGGCTCTTTGATACAGATTCATGATCAAGTCAACAACTGATTGAACTGATGACAGAAGTAACTTCATTTGGTTTGATGCCAATGATCTATGCAAATCAATGCTAACAATAAAACTTTCTTCAAAATCATTAACAGAAGCATTCCTAAACTAGTACCCAATATTCTACAATACAGTTGATTGGGATATTCTGAGTGTTTGAACTGAAATAATGATTGGTAGCTTCTTGACATCTGCCATAGCATTAAAGCATGTTCAGCTTCATTTGAAATTAGAATTTGTAAGCATATGATTTCAGAAAAGCTGTAGTGTCCTCTACTGAGTAACAACATCAATTAGACCTGCATCCATCTCAGATGTTTAGTTGTATTTATAGAAAATTCTGTGGCTAGATCTGCACCGCAGTGAAAACACGAAATACATACATCATAAATATCTTCCTGAATAATCACCTGCGCTTGcttcaatataaacaggaaaatATAACAACTTCCGGTCTGGGAAGGTGCTCGTATTTGATGCGATAGCCCAGGATCGTCGCAAGTTCGCTTTCTTGTCAAACCCACCCGGAAACGATAACAACTGGAAATGGTTAAGGAATCAGACCAAATCAGCACTATTTCAAAATGGCACGAAATTAATTATATAGAAACGGCATGATGTGTTCGCAAGCTACAAACCTGATGATATCGCCGAAAATCACGTTTGCAGGCCTCTCAGCACCCTAACGATACCTGTTACTTCCCCATGTGATCGTTTAATCTGACTGCTGTGCTCAACCAACAATTAGCTCAAACGCGCTACCTCATAAATAGTGGCGTTTCCAGGCCAGGTGCTCTGTTTTTGACGTTTTGGAGCTATGCAGTTTTAGGTCTATCACCTGTAGGATTTGTGTTAAAATTTGACCATTTCGAATACGAAATGTAGCAAACACGAATGTTAGCAAATAAACTATGAGAGATGTAGTAAATATTGAACCTGATTCTATAAACACTTTGCATTATTGACATTATAAGACTTAGGCTTTATGGTTGATGATTTATTTTCGTTTGATTCCCTGATCGTATGTTTTAGCGACGGATTTTCGTTAATGTTTACAAAATGGCTGCACCCGACCAAACACATGGGGCTGTTACAGTTCAGGGTTTCACGGGTAAGCTTTTCTTGTTTACATCTACGCTGTGATTGACGGACGGGTTCCATCTACCGACTCGTGCCAGTTATTCTGACACGTGGCGTAAATTAAAACTGGTACACATCGCACCATGCTTTCAAGTAATGGAGCGAGCAGACAGTGGAATGACATCGCAAATGTTACTTAATCTGATTGAAATTGAGCTCAAAGCAGCAGcaaactcaactcattcactcacaaatacgTTTTCTCACtcgttcattcatttatttttcaGTTGTTCCCTTGAAGTTCAGTGCTGACAAACCTGCCCACTGCCTCTATCTAAAAGCACACAGTGTCAGAGAGAAAGATTCTGCCTATCCACAATATAGAACTCTCTTTGTGCTCAATGTGCCACCTTACTGCAATGAGGTAAGCATGACCGTGATCATTATGATAATGATATCAAGTGAAGGATGTTATCTTAGGATAGATTATATCTCATTCACGAGAGTAGAAATGGCCGTAGAAATTTGCCTTGAATCAAAGTTTGATGGCAGTATTTAGCAGAGTGTGATTTAATTCAGTTTCAAAGATAGCCATGATAAAGTGATGTGATGTTTATGGGACATGGATGAAATACAATGGAAGATAATGTCCTCATTTGTTTCATAGTAGAATGTTATAAGTGGAGTTAATTCACTTGTGAAATTAATGAGAATGTTGATGTCATGTCCATTTTTGCTTTATTTGTAATTATTAATTCCATCATTCTAGGATTGTGTGAAGCAGCTGTTTACACCTTGTGGGAAGATTGCACAAGTGTACCTAcatgacaagccaacacttACAGCTCTCCCAAGTACTGGTTCGCGGTACTTCCCAATCAACATCACTACCCCAGTATGTGTACATGTTCATGACTGCAATACATGCAATGCAGCAGATAGTGTTTTGGCAAGAGTAAGATATTTGTAGATCAGAAAGTATGGACACAGCAGATAAGATTCAGAAGGAAGAGCTTCTGAAGTAAACAAGTTTAAAATACTGTATAACACAGATCACTTAATCAGAAGAAAAGTTAGTGaatgtattttgaatttgtaGGTTATTGCAAGAGTGAGAGAAATGAAAATTGATTCATCAGTAAAAGGATCATTTATTTTTCAGGTAGAAATAGGTGATAACATATTTGGTTGAACTATGTTTACCTACTAACTCAAAAAAACACATTCCAGTAAACATGGGATATAGTAATCAGACTGGTAGACTGGTAAAGTTAAAATTTATAGGCTTGCTTTAGTTAATGGACAAATTGGGAAAAAATACTGCTGTGATTATTACTGATACAAATACTCATACAGTAATCTTTTTATTTGAAAAGTACTTTTTTAAAGTGAAAACTCTCATAATCACGCACACAACTTTGGCTTTGCATGTAAAGTCAGTGCACCTATTTATCTTCAGGGATTTAAAGTTGCATACATCGTGTTCAAGAATGCATCAGCTGTCAAACAGGCCTGCAAACTGTCCTATGACTCGCCTTTAGTTCTCAACACACCAGAAAAAATTGTTAGCAGCACTGGACTTCACAGTGAGTATTTTGTGATGATGTCACTCATGGGTTTCATCTCTTTCCGCACCATGGTGATCACAGGTTAGAACCTGTACTGGTGCAAGGATAACTTACTGAATGGGGTGATCAGACTTGGTGACTTATACAGTATGGAAtgtttgttcataatatcaatcactggattgtctggtcagttaTTTACAAGATGCATAATAGTTGGAATTGTGCAGAGTGCTGCTGTAAACAAGCAAATCCTTCAGTTACCCTACCATGGAACTGTGGTGTTTCTCTGGGTGTTACAACCATTGGAACTGGTGATGTTGCTATGACATGTTATTGTGACCATATATAAATACTGCAAATAAGAAGTTGAAGAAAACCTGATTGATTCATATATTCAGGTGTATAGTAAGACCAGggactcctttcacaaagcactaaggtgatcgtaagtcactaaggtaaccttagagcaatgttaaacaatgggagttaaggttaactttAGCAAAGGTtgtttcgtgaaaggagccaCAGGTCAGAGGCCCAAAGTATGCAGGAATTGGAATTACTAAGTTTCTATTTCATGTGAATATGTGCAGTTTTAAATAATGTGATggtttggttgaaacatgtcatatttcacTGGTAGCAGGACACAAAATGGTGAGACATATTTACAAAAGTAATGTGAAATAATCAAGTGCTTTTAAGTCTGTTTGATTTGTATGTATCATATGGATGTTTCACTTTGAAAGATGTCCTTTTAATAGAATGGTGCCAACAGTATTCAAAAAGAAGGGTGGACATCAAAGAACTACAGACAGAAATAGAAGACTATATGGCCAAGTTTGATGCTAAACAAGAGGAGGTATGGTCTGATCTTTGCTCTATACTGATGAATGGGCTATCTAGAGTTGTTGTGTTGGCTCATAGCCTGAAATGTCTTTTTGTCAGTTtccagcatgggtacaatgtatgaagtcagTTTCTGGTATTTTGGATGGTTTTGAATGCTGGCTGACTGTGTCATATTTCAGACATTTCTCAATCAATTATATatctgtcttgtccagactatTGTATCTACAAACAATTTTTCAGACTGAAGATTCTGGAAATGTTTTAGCCAAATAAGGATGATCCCCTTCAGCAAAGAGATGTACCAGCATAGCATCTGTGCGAAACAAACTGCAAAATATCAAAGTTTGGCATCATTGACATTTTTTTCCCAATGATTGTTAATCATTTGAGTCATATGCATTTCAGTTATATCCAACTGTAAGTTTAACGTGTCAGGTTTCCCTTGCCTAAATTGTTCATAGCTACAATATTCACTCATGTTTTAATCATATGAACACACTAACATAGTCAAGGACATGAACAAGATAAATTATGAAGCACATCCAGGGATAAACCATCTCCAGCGTCAGAGATCAACAGATAATGTATGTCTTTCTTCCAGGAAAAACAGCGTTTGAAAGACCAGGAGGGGGTTGCAGATGAGGAAGGGTGGGTCACTGTGACCCGGGTTGGCAAGAACAAAGGTACCCCACGTACAGAGGCACGTAAAAAGCATCTCACAAAGAGGGAGATGAAAAGAAGGAAAGAGAAGGTGTGTACAGGAACAAGGACCAACACCATCCAAAGGTTTCACACTATAACTAGGGCCTTGCCCCAACACAATGTTTCACAATAACTAGGGCCTCCACCCAACACAAGGTTTCACACTATAACTAGGGCCTTAACCTAAGTGAAGGTTTCACATTATAACTAGGGCCTTGCCCCAACACAATGTTTCACAATAACTAGGGCCTCCACCCAACACAAGGTTTGACACAATAACTAGGGTCTCGACCCAACTGAAAGTTTCACACTGCAACTAGGGCCTTTCCCCAACACTAGGTTTCACACTCTAACTAGGGCCTTGACCCAACAGAAGTTTTCACACTATAACTAGGGCCTTGACCCAAGTGAAGGTTTCACACAACTAGGGCCTTGCCCCAACACTAGGTTTCACACTATAACTAGGGTTTCAACCCAAATGAAGGTTTCACACTATAACTAGGGCCTTGCCCCAACACAAGGTTTCAAGGTTTCACACTATAACTAGGGCCTCGACCCAAATGACGGTTTCACACTGTAACTAAGGCCTTCCCCCAACACAAGGTTTCACACTGTAACTAGGGCCTTGCCCCAACACAAGGTTTCACACTG
The nucleotide sequence above comes from Haliotis asinina isolate JCU_RB_2024 chromosome 5, JCU_Hal_asi_v2, whole genome shotgun sequence. Encoded proteins:
- the LOC137283621 gene encoding ribosomal RNA-processing protein 7 homolog A-like, yielding MAAPDQTHGAVTVQGFTVVPLKFSADKPAHCLYLKAHSVREKDSAYPQYRTLFVLNVPPYCNEDCVKQLFTPCGKIAQVYLHDKPTLTALPSTGSRYFPINITTPGFKVAYIVFKNASAVKQACKLSYDSPLVLNTPEKIVSSTGLHKWCQQYSKRRVDIKELQTEIEDYMAKFDAKQEEEKQRLKDQEGVADEEGWVTVTRVGKNKGTPRTEARKKHLTKREMKRRKEKELLNFYAFQFKETKKDQIAALRKKFEEDKQKISVMKAARKFKPY